The Nicotiana sylvestris chromosome 6, ASM39365v2, whole genome shotgun sequence genomic sequence ATAACAAAGTGAAATGGGGTTTTTGGTTTGTTTAATCTATTTTATATATGTTCTGCTTTGTTGCTTATATGTTCACTGTTGTTGCTATTTTATGGGGAAAGTCTTTTAAATCTTCGGTGCCTGGTAATTATTAGTTGTTGTCTGGAAAGTAATTGATTTAAGGTCATGGTTTCGATTGGTTTACTGCACCATCGGAAGCACTGTGCCGGTGCTACTTTGAGTCTGTTTTTTGGAGTTGCTTACAACTACGGAACCTTTGTTATATTTCTTACCCATTTGTTATAGATTGTTGTTGATTTCACTTCTGTTAGCTGCATTGCTAGTCCCGGGCTGGCTTTGGCTCCTTAAAAGAAATACTTGTGTTTGGCCTCATTGCTACAAGAAAAGACACAAGGTATCAGTCAAAAAACAGAAGTAAGATTTAGATTAATTTCGTTTAAGTAACAAAGTGGGTTTGGGTGCTAAAGTGAGAGCATGGATAGtatgtttatttattttcttccttgtatttaaatttttttttaattatcttttTTTACTGCTAGTATTCTTTAGGCATGTATTAAAAAATAAGTTATCGTGATTacatacacgtacgcgtgacatagttacgataccaaaaaatatatatatcgaGGTATGTGTTTGCGCAACTTCagtcaaactttcttaataattaataaaacatGATtaatcgtgtacacgtacgcatgaCATGATTCGTGATGTGCCAAACAAAATGGGTATACATACGCATGACTCATTTtaggataatttcttaattaaaagtgGGGTAAAAAATAAATGCAtataggtcctaaaaatgagtagttaaacaattcaagccaagtaataatcactaagcgaccgtgctagaaccacggaaccctagaatgcctaacaccttctcccggattaacagaattccttatctagaatttctggttcgcagacttttaaaataaagtcaaaacttcctcgatttgggattttaaataaactggtgacttgggccACCaattaaactattccaagtggcgactctgataaattaaataatcccatttcgatttatgtcactttaattggaaaaactcctataTACCCACGGggagtaaaaaggaggtgtgacagttcttAAGGTGATTCAGGTCTCCCAAAGGGGAAATTGAGAAGAGGTTTATATAGCATTGAGTCAAGCAagtaaacaaggaaagaaatcaagtaaacACGAACAAAAAGAGTAAAATATCGCATGCAATCAGTAAAGTAATTGGAAAGGAAAAAAATCAAACTCTAAACCCTAGTTAGGGTTTAATACTCAAAAATCGACCAACTGGTATGAAGAATCAAGCCTTTCATCATGTATATGGACGAGATATTGTCCAAACCTCCAAGATTGAGGTTGATTCCAGTCCGATATAGATATGTTGTTTGCAAAAATTAGGCAAATACCTAAGTAATATCACAAACGTAGATGTGGTAAGCAAATAATAGTGGAATCCCATTATCAACGGGATCAGGAGGGGGAATTAAGGGAGAGACAGCTAGGGTTCTTCAGAAGAGAGAAGGGGAGAGTTAAGGGGATTTAGGTCGGTTGTTATGTGGGAAATGAGGTAGGGTTTTCAGGTTTGTTTAGTTAAAAGGGCTTGGGTGAGCGAGAGTCGTTGATCTTGAGAGACCAACGGCAAGGATTTAAAATATGAAAGGGGCGGGTCATTTAAAACGGGTACCGACCGGGTTAATTAAAGGAGTTGTTTGTTTTGGGTTGTGGGATTGGGCTTAACTAGAGGTGTTGGACGTTTGGCCCATTAAATTGGTCTAGAATTGGCTCCAAATTGGGCTACaaattaaatatacaaaaaatatatttataaaaaGTAATTAACAAATAGTAAAAGTATTATTTATGTAGTAAGATGCTTTAAAATAATAGTttgatattataaaaatataaaaatgctatttGGGCATCAATAATGTAATAAAATATAATTATGCACAACATATAGGCTATTACtataaaattatgtaaaatagcttcgaaatacaaatataattatataaaataaattaaaatattataaaatatatatgttgaTGCAAATAATAAATTTGGATGATTATGTCCTCACAAAATAATTTAAAGGGGTAATTAATAcatatttaaataatttaaatgcaagaaaattaattttaaagctttaaaattataaaaaatcatAGAAAATTCTTACATGACTCCTGTAAATTAGGTAATAATGCAAgtaatgatattttgaaagtatataggGTATTTATAAAATATGAGgttaaaattgggtatcaatagctgtccctctttacccggaaataatgaaagagttgtcgggtaaagaaaataACGACCAATTTTGTCCGAAGTGAGTGAGGAAtgaagttttgaaaaaaaaatcccaAACCGTggttcttgagttgcctacatatccctagtgtTACGGAAATCAGGCCGTGCATAGTTCTAGATCAAACAGCAAACGAAACCAATGTAGTTGTTATAAAAGTGGTCGTGTGTTTTGAAAAAGGATCTTTTGAGTAGGATAGTGTCATGAGTAACAGATAACTTCAGGTGGGGTTATGAATGCAAATTGAACGTTACGAATGTACAAGGTAGTCATTTGGACGGTTATACAACAAAATGTAATCAAATGCTGATCATCGGTTATGTTTGAGGTAGTCAAAGGATATGGATGTTGTGAATGGAAACCAGAGCGAGAATTGCTCCTATTTGTAGAACGGTTACCTCCCGAGTTACCTGTAAAACATAAAACACGATGCACACAAATATACGAGGTtattgcaaaaatttaaacatgatgcaaattccctttggaccatgagaGTTGTCTTTGAACCATGAGGATGATGTCCGTAGACTATGACGTCCTGGGAAATGAAGCGTATCAtaagggattcacaggccatggaATGGTTTCCTCGGGCCATGAAGACGGTGCCTCCAAACTATGATGTCTTTGAATAATGGTATGCAATTTTGAGAGATCCtcaagccatgacatggtgtcatcaggctatgaggatggtgcctttggACTATGATGTCTTTGGACAATGTGGAGATGTTTCAACCCATTAAATGCAAGTATGTGGTAATATCGATCATTTGATAAAGGAACATGTGATGCTTTGTCATATGCGAGAACGAGacgagacaaggcttagtctcgtATGGAATGAGGGCAatatttagccttatgcaatatggaggaagtgtttagcctcatgcaaggaatgGAGACAATGCATAGTCTCATGTAAAGAAAGGCAGTGCATAGCCTTATGTAATAgtggaggcagtgcttagcctcatgcaaggtgaGGGTAGTGTTTAGCATTATGCAAtatggaggcagtgcttagcctcatgcgaggaatggagacaatgcttagtcttataTAAAGAAAGGCAATGTTTAGTCTTATGAAATAgtggaggcagtgcttagcctcatgcaatgtgagggtagtgtttagccttatgcaatatggaggaagtgcttagcctcatgtgaggaatggagataatgcttagtctcatgtaaggaaaagcaatgcttagccttatgcaatagtggaggcagtgcttagcctcatgcaaggtgagggcagtgtttagccttatgcaatatggaggcagtgcttagcctcatgtgaggaatggagataatgcttagtctcatgcaaggaaaggcaatgtttagccttatgcaatgatgtGGGCAGTGCTTAGCCCTATATAAGAGGAGCAATGATTAAATGCGAGAGGGAAAAGTATTTCTTATCTTGATGCGTTTTGCGACTTCTAACGGTGTAAAGGTAGTGATCCTGTTGCATATATATATTTGCGGACGTTCTCGTTATGTCCATCATGCCTACATCCAAAGAATAATTGTGAGTTTCGGAAAgggggaaggttggttcgtgctcccGATTCCTTGCTTTGCCCTTGATCTTGTCTTGAGGTCCTATTTGAGTCTCCCCGAGTAGCGTCTGGCTACtgtagaaaaataaaaaacttcGAAAAACATGCATTTGTCATAAATCGTTTATACAAAAAATTAGTTGTTTGAAATATGTGATAATGCCTGAGAGTAAATAATTTTAAGACACGCTTTTGAGACATTGCAACCTCCTTAACTCGAAATTTcaaggatcctcctcaaaattctatcgTAGTTTAAATGTGTACTTCTAGCGATGCATTCCTTGGTGATTCTAAACATGATGAGATCGGACAAACTCGAgatcttgccccagtttcttaccataggggaatgaagattttattatgatgtgaccgaacccacagggctgcctacgtatcccctcttaaacgggaatcaggtcaagcatagtttagTTATATTAAATAGAAAGTacaagcatagtatctcttgactgcgtacGGCCAAATCTCtctatccatttctgcaagtataagtGCTCCTCTTGTTAATACTTGGTGAACCATGTAAAGGACTTGCCAGTTGGGTGAAAATTTTTCCTTTGCTTCATTCTGATGTGGGAAGATTCGTGTCAATACCAATTGCCCCGGTGTAAATTGCTTTGGCCTAACCTTTTTATTGAAAGTTCTTACCATTCTATTCTAGTAGAGTTGACCGTGAACAACACACTGCGTTCATTCTTTTACCATCAATGAGAGCTAGTTGTTCATATCGGTTCCGTATCCATTCCACATCGCTGAGCTCGAcgtcttgtatgatccttaaggaaggaatttccactTCACTCGGGAtaacagcctcggtaccatagaCCAGTAGGTAGGGGTTTCCTTAGTGGATGTGCGAATAGTGTTGCGATACCCGAGCAAAGCAAATAGTAGCTTTTCGTGCCACTACTTGCAGTTGTCCaccattttccttaatatcttcttgatggtCTTGTTGGAGActtctatggctccattcattTGTGGCGTGTATGATGTAGAGTTCCGATgcttgatcttgaatgtttcacacatagctttcatcaagtcactgttgataTTGGaggcattatcagtaatgattgactcagGTACTCCAAATCGACGAACAATGCGGTCCCGAACAAACTTTACTACGACCTTCTTAGTTATAGCCTTATAGGATGCGGCTTCaaccattttgtgaagtagtctatagccaccaaaatgaacctatgtccgtttgaagctacaggttcgattggtccgatgacatccattccccaagtagAGAAAGGCCAGGGCAAACTCGTTGCATTGAGTTCGTTGGGCGGCACTCGTATCATATTAGCATGTATCTGTCATTGGTGACATATTTGAACATATTTGATACAGTCTCTCTCCATAGTCATCTAGAAATACCCTGCTCTTAATATCTTCTTGGCCaaaacgaaaccattcatgtgaggtccgcaagTTCCAGCATGTATTTTTTCGAGCAATCTAGATGCCTCCTTGGCATCAACATATCACAACAATCCCAATTCAGGAGTCCTTCTATACAGAATCCCTCCACTTTGAAAGAAATGGTTGGCCAATCTTCGAAGCGTGTGCTTCTGAGTGTGTGTAGTGTTctctggatattctccctttttcaagtattccttgatgtcgtggaaccatggattTCCATCAAACTCTTCTTCagcatgagcacaataagctggctgctTATGAATTCCTATTGGGATAAGATctatgaaattcttgtctggatatTGTATCATGGAAGACAGGGTGGCTAATGCATCCGCAAACCCATTCTAAATCcttggaacatgtttgaactctatctttgtgaacttCTTGATCAACTCTTGTACACAATGCAAGTATGGAAATATTTTGGTGTTCTTAGTAGCCTATTCTCCTAGAACCTGGTGCACTAATAGATCAGAATCTCTAAATACCAGCAACTCCTAaatgttcatgtcgatggccaacctgagtcccaagatgcaggccTCGTATTCTGTCATATTGTTGGGATATGTGAACCTTAGTTTTGTGGATACCGGATAATATTGACCGGTTTCTAATTCCAAGATAGCTCCAATTCCCACTCCCTTGAAGTTTGTCACTTcgtcgaagaacatcctccaaccgtcgtatgcttcggtaatatcttctcctacaaatgatacatcttcgtcaggaaaatacgtcttcagTGGTTCATATTCTCCGTTTATGGGATTTTCTACCAAGTGATCAGAcaatgcttgccctttgactgccttctgagttacatagatgatgtcgaactcactcagcaatatctgccactttgctaactTACCACAGAcatgggtttctgaaagatgtattttagcggatccatccttgatatgagatatgtagtgtacgCACAGAAATATCGTCTCAACTTCTGGGCTATCCATGTCAAAACACAGCAGGTGCATTCCAACAAAGAGTATCGGGCCTCGTAAggcgtgaacttcttgctcaaataatatattGATTACTCCTTCCTTCCAGTTTCATCTTGTTGTCCTAGAACGCAGCAAAAAGGCCCTATCCAACACAGGCAGATAAAGCAGCAGAGGCCTTCCTGGTTCTGGCTAGGACCAATACGGGCGATTTAGATAAATACTCCTTAATTTTGCCAAAGGCTTTCTGTATTCTTCAGTCCAACTTGTTGCAACATCTTTCCTCTGCATTTTGAAGATTGGATCACATATCACCGTCAATTGTGCTATAAAACGGCTGATATAATTGAGGCGTGTCAGaaaactcatcacatctttcatATTCTTTGGCGCTGGAaagtcctggatagctttgattttttgatgggtctagctcaaTACCTTGGTGGATAATGATGAAACTTGACAATTTTCCAGTAgggactccaaaggcacattttgcAGGGTTCAACTTCAAGTTGTATTTTCGAAGTCGATCAAAAAATTTCTTCAAGTCTGCTATATGGTCCGAACTCCTTTTAGATTTAATGATAACATCATCcatgtacacctctatttccttgggTATCATGTCATGGGAGATAGTCATCATggacctcatgtaggtggccccggcattcttcaaaccaaacagCATCATTTTCTAATAATATATTCCCCATTGTGTGATAAAGGCAGTCTTTttggcatcctcttcatccatccaaatctgatggTATCCTGCAAAgaaatccacaaaggattggagttcatgcttggcacaattgttaTCAATATAGGTATGTTAGGAAGCAGGAAATCATCCTTAAGACTCgctttgttcagatctcggtaatcaacacatactctaactttcCTATCTTTCTTTGGAaccggcacaatgttggctaaccaggtggggtATTCGACCACTtggagaactttggctttgatttgtTTGGTGACCTCCTTTTTTATCTTCAAACTCATAtctggcttgaactttctgagcttctactTAACAGGTGGACACATGGGATTGGTGGGTAGCTTGTAAGCTACTATGGATGTGCTTAACCTAGTCATATCGTCGTATGACCTTGCGAAgatatcctcatactcctttaggaaCCTGATACACTCTTCTTTTTATGGAGGTGATAGATGAATGCTTATACGAGTTTCCTTGACTGTTTCGGAATCCCCTAAGTTAACGGCCTCAATTTCCACCAAATTAGACTTCGGTTTGTCTTCAAAATTCTCTACTTCTTttacaatttcctcaggtattacATCATCTTCCAGATCTTCCGAATCAGTATCCTTatattgcgttgtctcattacatgtcacagtcgtagGTTCATCAGGATATGTAATAATTATGctggaaaaaatgaagaaagataaCAGTAAATATGAAAAGCAATAATGTATTAATAAAACTTTAAAATGTCTACAAGTACGACTAGATGGCTCAagtaattatttcaaaacaaaataccataaatgtcttaaattctcaaaacagTTTGAAAATAAGCCTTGTTAATTTGCTaggctacccaggaactcggCGAGCCCAGGATTATGCagcagtccaattcttgagaacagCTCCCTCTTCCATTGACTGAATGgtaaggtcttcctcctcctcctccttaacAATTGCACTGTATTCCATGTCTTCTTCATCTAGAAACAATTTTCTCATACCAGCGAAAATCTCAGCTTCATCAGATCCCCACATTATGTCAGCCTGATGGAATGTTTGATGCAGAGGTGGTATGGGTTCGCAGATAATAAATGCACGTAATGGTGGTGTCCAGTCCTGATGTTCTTGCACGGTATATTCATACCCGAGTCCAAAGGTCATGCCATGATACTATGGTTGCATGGGTTTGGTGATCCTCTAAAACTTTTTACCAAGACCCTTGTCTGGTTCATATCCTGTCCACAACACTATGCTTTCTATCTTGCTTCTCCATCATCGATCATTTTCAATTGCGTTAAACCTCTCAATGCAATGATATGTTTCTCCGCCCAACTTCTTCCTGTTTTTAATGACTGGAACAGTTTGATTGGTATAGATGGGATTGcttccatctccatgaatgatcacctcctgatgattcCACTCGAACTTCATAGCCAGGTGCAGAGTAGAAGTCACTGCCCCAGCTGCATATAttcatggtcgtcccaacaataGGTTGTAAGTAGCCGATATATCTAGCACTTGGAACTAAACATCAAACCAAGTCGGACCTATCTATAGATCAAGGTTGATTTCTCTGATAGTGGCTCTCAGAGATCCATCGaatgccttcacattcatgcttcccatTCATATCCTGTGCATGCCCTTACCTGATCTTTTCAGAATGGTCAATGGACATATGTTCAGACTTGAACCTCCATCTATCAGGACCTGGCAATAAACTTGTCCTCAAATTGCACCGTGATACGCAActccttgttgtgactcaacccttctggtggtaaCTCATCTTCATGGAAAGTAATTTTATGACTCTTCAGTACCTGTTCGACCATGTTAGCTATCTCTCTACTAGTGATGCTGAcaggtacataagcttcacttaacaccttcatcaaattATTCTTGTGTGCGCATGAGTTTTGCAATAGTGATAAGATGGATATCTGAGCATGGGTCTTGTTCACATGTTCAACAACAGAGTATTCCCttgcttgtatcttcctccaaagaTCGTCAGTGCCAGTCTCAACAATAGGCAACTTAGGTGCAGCTTCTTTGCTTATTCCTCCCAGATTCTCAGGTGTGTAAACTCTGCCAATTCTAGTCATACCTTGCACGGTATCTGTTTCTTCCATTTTGGCTTTCCCCTTTCTTCCACAACATAATACCACAGGACGGTATTAGACTTGTAAGATGGTATGAGAGCTACTATTACAGTGAAGGGTGTAGCTACCTTAACTTCAAATGGTGCCTGGGTTTGTACCATAACTGGCGTGAGGGTGACTGGAGATGTTTTAGGAGCGTCTCCCTCTCGAATGAGTCCGATGGACCCTTCCTGATCCCATTACTCATCagtttctatcatgtttactcccTCACCTCTGTGATCTAggagagggttattgcggacattcggtGCAACTTTCTTTGCTTGTATAATTAGTGTCGATCAATGTCTAAATCTTGTGTTTCAATGTGCGGCATTCCTCAATGGTATGACCCTTTATGCCTGAACTATAAGCACATGTCTTGTTGGGGTTGATGCATTGGTAAAGATTTTCCACAACAACAGTAATAGGGGTGATGTGACTAGCAGCCTTTAGTCTCTCATACAGTAATTGGGGTGTATTGTCTAAgaggtctgcggtcgaaatttggaCGTGTCTTTGGGTAGTTTTGGCAGGCGAGTAGAGGTGAATCGTAATATGTAGGTTAAGTGTTGTAGGTATGGTAGGTGGTGATAGGGTATTTGTATTTTAgggatgagggttgatatgtgggtggaggtgtttggtatgtgaggaGAGACTTTGGGCCCTAGGCTACCATCACGACACTCACTTCTTTATTCTTCGAAATACCTCCTGATTGCAAGGCTTTATTTGTGTCTTGCAGCAACTCAAAACTATTCACCATCCCACTTTTGATTCCTTCTTCTATTATCTCTCCAACTTGATGATATTTGAGAACTTGTGATTCTTTATAACTATCAATCTTTCATAATTCTGTGGATCTTGAGCTCTaacaaaaaacttgttcattGGTTCTTCTTCGAGTGCTGGCCTTACCTTTGCGgcctctgatctccaatgagtagcatactcacgaaagCTTTCTGTCAGCTTTTTCTTGAGGTTTTAAATGTAGATAACGTCTGGCACATTTCTGTGTTGAACTTGAATCTGTCCATGAAGTCTGAtaccatacttacccaatttcctatttttttgggttttgactgatataccaagacaaggcGTCTCTTGTAAGACTTCACATGAACAGCTTCATACAAATTTGTTCATTCTTACCTACTCCTAcaagcttgtcgcaatatgttcTTAGATGCACCTTCGGATCACtagtgccatcgaacatttcgaactttgaAGGCTTGTAACCCTTTGGCAGTTCCACACTGGCTGAATGGACAGATCTTCGTAATTAAGACCTTCAACGCCTTTCCTACCTTCAACACTTTGGACTCTCCCTATGAGTTTCTTGAGTTCCTCCACCATAATTCTAATGAGCAGGCCCTTCTCAGTCGGTTCAGGTATATATAGGGTTTGTTGTGGATTATGGGCAATGTTTCAGCATATATCGGATTTCTCTAATGAGTTCCTGGAACTTGGGTATATGAATGATCATTGGTcgagttttggggatcgggagTAGGTTGTGGTGCATTTTAGGGAGTGTGATAAGTAGTGGTTTGCGGGTATTGAGTTGGATGATGGTGGTGGTGTTGAGGGGTTTGCACTGGTGGTGGGTTAAGGTTATAGGGTGGTGCGGGATTATGATACTTGTGTTGTGCGGGAGGATTCGGAGCTATAGGTGGCGGATTCTGATTTtgtgtgttttgtggtggtgtttGGTTAAGGGTAGTCAGGTTTTACTGGTTGATGTCGGGAACATTGAGAGTAAGGGAAAGGTTGGCCAGATTTCAGACCTACTCAAGCTCGCCCTGTAGTTCCAAGATTTTCTTCTCCAAATGTAAGACCAACTCATTCTACCCCGTAATGCTTCTACCATCTAAAGTTTCAACACTTTCCGCCACGGTAGCATTATCTTTCTGGATACCACTTAAAAAATCATCCATTTCCTCTTTGCCCTTGCTTTTGCTTTTCGCGTCTCTAGGTGGAGGATCTCTGGATCTAGTGTGGTATGCTGATGATTCCAGTATTCACAAACCAAcctttggaaatgggaataaataaataaataaaaacaaaaaggtaaccaagttagtaagGTGAAATAAAAgattgtttgtagtatttaaacatgTTTCACAAAAACAATTCGCgacctaatttggggacctcattgtgcctgaggtaggacTAAGCGACACATAGACTCGGAGAAAATTGATGCCAACATTTGCTTCATTTCATTAATGCGAAAAATAAGCCAAAACAAACTTTCACTGaatcaacaataataataaagtcactaatggcattAGGCCTTATTACATCGAAATATAGAAAGCAGTAAAGAACATCATCTCCTAATCAACTTGGTCCCTGACGGACCTTCTCCATGATTGGCCCTCTTAACCCCATCAATCATTTTTCCCAGATCGCGCATGTCCAGCAATAAGTAAGCCTTTTCCAGCTTCCTTCATTCATCATTGTCCATGCCTGACAATCCCAAAGTCTCATTCTCATCTTCCCTTTTAGCTCCATCAACCCTTGCTCCAAGTATTCTAATCTCTTTGTTGACTTAGTGgcaatttcttttctttcccttaTCGCCTCCATGTTTACTTTGTGCTACTCTAGATGCTTAACTTCTGAGTCGAACACCCTTTTGTGTAGCCTTTTGTACTTCACATGTGCCTCGGCCACTTCATCTATGATCCTATCCTTCAGATTGACTCCTGGTTTAACGTCCCCAGCTACGTCGTCTTCCATCCATGATAGATAGTAGTACATATGGCCGGTGTAATACCTATCTGGCTCAATAGTTTCTCCTTCTACAATGATTTTTTGGTTCCAAATGTGTTGCGCTTCGAACTTGAATGGGATGACATCTCCCTTGAAATCTACCTTGTATTGGAAACCCGAGGTATGACATGTTTTCTTCCAGCTTGCCTCATTACCCTTATGGGAGCGTAAGGATAGATGCCTCGCAGCCCGATAAGTACCAAATAATTAGTCCTCCTTGACCTAATGATGAACTCACTACTAggaaaccattcaaacatccaatgCACCTGCTCGTATGTCAAATTACTGAAGAAACGCACCCAACCTACAATATTTCTAGGCTTTGCAAACCTATCTAGACAAAACGTCATTTTCTTTTGGTGATGGTTGGCTATGTAGTCATTCAGTGGCCTTTGCAGAAGATGTTGACGGTACTCACCCCTCTGGAAGTGTTCCAACAGCCAGATTTGTAGCAATAGATTGCAACCCTCAAAGTGGCTGAACCCATGCTTGTACCGATCTAGAGCACGGTACATCTTAGCTAAGATCATTGGATGATAATATAAGTTTGTCCTTCGATGCCATCCATTAAGGTCCTGGCGACCATGGCTAAGCGAGAATGAATCCTTCCTCCTTATCAACAACCCCAAGAAGAAAACAATGAAAACATAAACCCGGTGATGCACCCATCCCAAAGAAGTAATGGCTAGTTCATCATGATGAAGACGATATAATTTGCTATGCCCATAATGCTCGTAAAGAAACttaaaagggatgtatgatttctttagacAGAGCAGttcatcatttttcttaaaacccaATATTTTCAGAAAACTGCGGGGAGTACGATTTTCTGGCACTAGTAGTCCCGGACTATCCCATGGTTATTTGGAGAAACCCCCTAGTTCTTCCAagagaggagtcatttctatgttgcCAAATCAGAATACAATTCTtttctcatcccaaaacatggTAGCGGTCTCGATCAGTTCCCTATTTAGCCGAATGTTCATCAAAGACGGCAAGTCACCAAGTACTCTCCTCACATGATTTTTATCACAAGGTGCAAGTTCTTTCTATCAATCAAGTAGCAAATGCGGGATATTTTGGACTATATCGAACCTAG encodes the following:
- the LOC138870752 gene encoding uncharacterized protein, which translates into the protein MDSPEVETIFLCVHYISHIKDGSAKIHLSETHVCGKLAKWQILLSEFDIIYVTQKAVKGQALSDHLVENPINGEYEPLKTYFPDEDVSFVGEDITEAYDGWRMFFDEVTNFKGVGIGAILELETDKNFIDLIPIGIHKQPAYCAHAEEEFDGNPWFHDIKEYLKKGEYPENTTHTQKHTLRRLANHFFQSGGILYRRTPELGLL